One window from the genome of Paenibacillus azoreducens encodes:
- a CDS encoding ABC transporter substrate-binding protein: MKKSSFILMSMLLVFTMFVAGCGKSENNNASGETPKTETETPKESEAPKKDVSLRVFSTFGGTDTAREAFQAALDEFTSKNPNIKVENDTMSANDDGFRTKVNTDMTSGNEPDLLFYFVGADAKGFVDAGKVVPLNDILDSDSTWKSGFSPAALENVRQKDGNIYAVPLTGFYEGLFVNKKIFEDNKLELPTDWDKMKTAVQTLSKKGIIPLAAPFDQSHYVIEHFILSAAGSKGHNSGLADGIDPNWEKGYAAMKELYDLGAFPKDAATIDLGMASNYYGEGKAAMILEGSWAMGNWKDPAVLDNTTVIPFPAMPGGVGTGKDVIGGFGSGFYLSKSTFDNADKKDAAIALLKHMTSPAVIEKIALANGGTPAAAGVEIKGKTQTATEGFAMVANADSVNNPIDTMVAPETFSTLRAGVQAVVTGKKTPADVLKEAKDIEDANKK; this comes from the coding sequence GTGAAAAAGTCTTCATTCATTCTAATGAGCATGCTGCTTGTGTTCACGATGTTTGTGGCAGGCTGCGGCAAGAGCGAGAACAATAACGCATCCGGGGAAACGCCAAAAACCGAAACGGAAACTCCGAAAGAATCGGAAGCTCCGAAAAAGGACGTATCCTTGCGCGTGTTCTCCACATTTGGCGGTACAGACACCGCACGCGAGGCCTTCCAAGCAGCGCTGGACGAGTTCACGTCCAAAAATCCTAACATCAAAGTTGAAAACGATACCATGTCCGCAAATGATGACGGTTTCAGAACGAAAGTCAATACGGATATGACATCGGGAAATGAACCTGATTTGCTGTTCTACTTCGTTGGCGCCGATGCCAAAGGTTTTGTAGATGCGGGAAAAGTGGTTCCGCTAAATGACATCCTGGATAGTGATTCGACATGGAAATCGGGATTTTCACCGGCAGCGCTTGAAAACGTAAGACAAAAAGACGGCAATATCTACGCAGTGCCGCTGACCGGTTTCTATGAAGGATTGTTTGTCAACAAAAAAATCTTCGAAGACAATAAACTCGAGCTTCCAACTGACTGGGACAAAATGAAAACAGCGGTACAGACCTTGTCCAAAAAAGGCATCATTCCGCTGGCGGCTCCATTTGACCAATCCCACTACGTGATCGAGCACTTCATCCTTTCTGCTGCAGGCTCGAAAGGCCATAACAGTGGTCTTGCGGACGGTATCGATCCGAACTGGGAAAAGGGTTATGCGGCGATGAAGGAATTGTATGATCTTGGCGCATTCCCTAAAGATGCCGCAACCATTGACTTGGGCATGGCATCGAACTACTACGGCGAAGGCAAAGCCGCCATGATTCTTGAAGGCTCCTGGGCAATGGGCAACTGGAAGGATCCAGCGGTTCTCGACAATACGACGGTTATTCCGTTCCCTGCAATGCCAGGCGGCGTAGGCACAGGCAAAGACGTTATCGGCGGTTTCGGATCAGGCTTCTACCTTTCCAAATCGACGTTTGACAATGCCGACAAAAAAGATGCGGCAATCGCACTCCTGAAGCATATGACCAGCCCAGCCGTCATCGAAAAAATCGCGCTTGCCAACGGCGGCACTCCAGCTGCTGCCGGCGTGGAAATCAAAGGTAAAACCCAAACGGCTACAGAAGGATTTGCAATGGTTGCAAACGCGGATTCCGTGAACAACCCAATCGATACAATGGTAGCTCCGGAAACCTTCTCGACGCTGCGCGCAGGTGTTCAAGCTGTCGTAACGGGCAAGAAAACACCGGCTGACGTACTCAAAGAAGCCAAGGATATTGAGGATGCGAATAAAAAGTAA
- a CDS encoding ABC transporter substrate-binding protein: MPIDDLFEKYANKIWKDHAAQHPELWYPFTKDGKKWNLPIMEYTDNDDTVLWLREDWMEKLHLEAPKTIADLENILDKFKNQNPDGLAPKDVYPLALSLKNNTNTWMGGLDWLFGAYGAVEEQWNKDENGNLEYGSVNPGAKQALAKLQEWMEKGYIHPDAALWDEGKSAEIWTKGKAGVLPGANWVPDWPAPDLIKNVPGSKYKAYPVPAGPDGKIGTKWQNSGVNSSFMINKDAKHPEAIILYYNYLLDNLANPAAGSPYEYGFAKGYDWDIVDGQPTSDKDKIKDFFDKFPFITGPARIPDLYMKSLVKLADGAKPETPYEKQLAQFRKPENWYAAKVVMSQIDVRKQNYFTGAATPTMISKWNLLRQSELETFNKIIYGKLPVSAFDDFVASWKANGGDQVTKEVNEWYQSVSKVGPRVTKVRCTSRTGSMEKEHGTSRTWHAKNTAHHMVAVFFFRLWNL, from the coding sequence ATGCCAATCGACGACCTGTTCGAGAAATATGCGAATAAAATCTGGAAGGACCACGCGGCACAGCATCCTGAATTGTGGTATCCGTTTACGAAGGACGGCAAGAAGTGGAACCTGCCGATTATGGAATATACGGACAATGACGATACGGTATTGTGGCTGCGCGAGGACTGGATGGAGAAGCTTCATCTCGAGGCGCCAAAAACGATTGCCGATCTCGAAAACATTCTGGATAAATTCAAAAATCAAAATCCGGACGGACTCGCTCCAAAAGATGTTTATCCGCTTGCCCTTTCCCTGAAAAACAACACCAATACATGGATGGGCGGACTTGATTGGCTGTTCGGAGCTTACGGCGCCGTTGAAGAACAGTGGAACAAAGATGAAAACGGCAATTTGGAATACGGCTCCGTAAATCCGGGCGCCAAACAGGCTTTAGCCAAGCTGCAGGAATGGATGGAAAAAGGTTATATCCACCCGGATGCCGCGCTGTGGGATGAAGGCAAATCGGCCGAAATTTGGACCAAAGGCAAAGCCGGCGTCCTGCCGGGCGCCAACTGGGTTCCGGACTGGCCTGCTCCGGATCTGATCAAAAACGTACCGGGATCGAAATATAAAGCATACCCGGTTCCTGCCGGCCCGGATGGAAAGATCGGCACGAAATGGCAAAACTCCGGCGTCAACAGCAGTTTCATGATCAACAAGGATGCCAAACATCCGGAAGCGATTATTTTGTATTACAATTACCTGCTTGACAATTTGGCTAATCCTGCAGCCGGCAGTCCGTACGAATACGGCTTCGCCAAAGGTTATGACTGGGATATCGTGGACGGGCAGCCGACAAGCGACAAAGATAAAATCAAGGACTTCTTTGACAAATTCCCGTTTATCACCGGTCCGGCGCGCATACCGGATCTGTATATGAAATCTCTCGTGAAGCTGGCTGATGGCGCGAAACCGGAGACGCCGTACGAAAAGCAGCTGGCTCAATTCCGCAAGCCGGAAAACTGGTACGCAGCGAAAGTCGTCATGTCGCAAATCGATGTCCGCAAGCAAAATTACTTTACGGGCGCGGCTACGCCAACCATGATTTCGAAGTGGAATCTGCTCCGCCAGTCCGAGCTTGAAACCTTCAATAAAATCATTTACGGCAAACTGCCTGTTAGCGCTTTTGACGATTTCGTCGCCAGCTGGAAGGCCAATGGCGGCGATCAAGTGACGAAAGAAGTGAATGAGTGGTACCAATCTGTTTCGAAAGTAGGTCCGCGCGTAACAAAAGTTCGGTGTACATCACGCACGGGAAGCATGGAAAAAGAACACGGAACATCAAGAACATGGCACGCAAAGAACACGGCACACCATATGGTGGCTGTGTTCTTTTTTAGATTGTGGAACTTATGA